tgtctgtctgtcctGTATGTACgcaaactactcattcgttagtggaccgaatttttaccaaaagtatatgtaaaaaaacaggggtagaatttcccggggatgaaaatgtcgcggccatgttttttgctaccgattttcgtctgaaaccgatttttctaattttttcgggaaataattgacctaaatttaaaagaatatatatgaaacaagggtagaattttccggggaatgctataaagtgtataatttttcgttaccgatctttttggaagccgatCTTTGgaacgtctgtctgtctgtctgtttgtctgtacgcgaactactcattcgttagtggacccaAATtgtttaccaaaagtatatgaaataggggtagaatttgtCCGGGGATAAAAATGACgcggctttttttttttgttaccgatcttttttggaaattgtttccgaaattttttcaaattttacgagaattaattgaccaaatcttaaaaacgtgtatatgaagtaagggtagaatGTCCCagagagtgccataaagtgtacacgttttcgttaccaatctttttggaaaccgcgACTCATTTGTTagtggaccaaatttttaccaaaagtatatgaaataggggtagaattttccgggaatgCAATAATGTggtaatttttcgttaccaatctttttagaaaccggttccaaaatttttttaaatttttacgagaattaattgaccaaatctcaaagacgtgtatatgaagtaagggtagaataTGTCCCagagagtgccataaagtgtacacgtttcgttaccgatctttttggaaacaggttacaaaatttttaccaacttttcgggaattaacttgaccgaatctcaaagacgagtatatgctgatttttttgaaaccgcgagtttaatttttcattaatgtactgattttcttgaaacgtttccgatttttgtttaaaaaatctgcgtgattttaaaaaaaatggtacATTAGAAGACGGTCAGGATGATCTATTGCTAAGAGCAGcactaaattatgaaatggaAGAAGCTGCaaaggcaaaaaaaataaatctttttttttataatttttgggaATTAAATCGTTCATAGGtcaattagtttttaaatgaaatatgttgtatgtagaatttgttaccgattttctagAAACCggttttccaatttttcgggaaataattgaccaaatttcaaagagttatatatgaaacaggggtagaattttccggggagtgctataaagtgtataattttttgttaccgatctttttggaagccgatataaaaaattttttaaattttttgggaattaacCAGTTACTTCAATTCGTGACTGTCGCGAGCGCGTAAGACCGGTTTTTGGAAACCACGAAATTTTCCACGTTCTCGAAAAATAACAAGTAGTTTgcgtcagacagacagacatacagacacgtcaggtacttatatatatagataggggtagaaaaaactaaagaatgtaatagaattagaaaacgTGCTAATAGTAAAGTGGTTTACAcgttctgtaaaaaaaaatatacgtgattgcaccaatttccgcaaactttgagatatcaagctgaattttttatggataatttttttaatggataatttttatggataattttttgttaccacgttttagaaaccggtttggaaattattaaaatttgagaaatgATAAGTATTACGTGACCGATTTTTTGAAACCAatgctaaaatttttaaatttttggaggataagtttaattttttattaatggatcaattttcttgaaaccggtgccaaaatttttctaattttttgttgatgattttaatgaaattggTACCAAAAGATACTAATTTATGGAGATGGCTACTATGGGATTAAAAATTGGGTTTTATGGGGTTCTATTGGTGCTCCTACgtaatgagtgagtttggggagaggaaaatagattttgagcccgcgcgaagcgcgggcgaaaaatctagtatatatatatgtatatatatctaccaTGTTTCTATCTACCATATATATCTACCATATTTATGccatgtagatatatatatatatatatatatatatatatatatctacatggcataaatatatgtataagtgcAAAATAGCTCAATACTAGAGAAATTGCTCGatcggttttttttcttttttttgttgatcGAGCAACTTTTATAGTATTGAgctattttgcatttatacatatatttatgccATGTACATGTGCCatacatatacagggtgagttttatttcatgtgtcaattatctcagaaaatattggtttattagataaatgttttagaaaaaaattggaggGTTCAGAAGTGTCAATAAACATTCTTATTAGATTTATGGGTTTAACACTAGCcccaaaatctaataagatcatTTATTGGCTTACTCTGAACtcttcaacttttatctgaaacatttttccaataaactaatattttctgagataattggtGAAGATAATTAgcacatgaaataaaattcaccCTATACAGGATATAACAAAAAGGTTGTCCGCTACTTTAAGGATAAATAGtacatatcaaaataatgaaagaagttCCTATCAACATAGGTCTGCAAATGATCTTCTACCGAGTTATGGACATTATAACTTTTAAGCTTAATTGGAGAGATAAGGCTCTGTTGGATGCCCAaagtattattacaaattgaataatGGATTGAGATCGCAATGCTTTGtacatgtaaattttaatacatactGTGTTGTGTGAATCGTAGAAAGTACTTGTTTGAATTTGACATGACGGTGGCCACTCACGGGTGACAAGATATTCTAAGTGTGGCCTCCTCTAGGTGCCAGCTGTAAGGAGGATTAGGCGTAAAAGTACTCGTTGAATATCTTGTCACCCGTGAGTGGACACCGACGTGTCAAAACAAGTACTTTTTACGATTCACACAACACAGTAGGTATTGAAATGTACATGTACAAAGCATTGCGATCTCGAGCCattattcaatttgtaataatacttTGTGTAGTTGCTGAAGATGGTCCGAATATGAATCAAAACGTACGTTAATTTCTatgaagaataaatataatttcgcaCGGTCAACAGCGATCGGCTCTTAATTAGCCCGTTTCCTTCTATGTGTGGACATTCAACAGAGCCTTATCTCTCCAACTAAATTAATTAGGTTtgtaattaatcgttaataatGTCCTTTGAGAAGCGAGTGTCCTTGTATTGTTAATTATCATTTGTTATCAATCATGAATTTCGTTGATTTCAGATGAACATAAATATGAAGAtcaaaggaaaataaaaaaatagtattatctGTAACTATGCCTATGATggatatgtttataatatcaaCAAATGTCTACGAGGTACGACATATAGATGCTCTGCTCGTCGTACTACTGGATGCTGCAGATTGATAAAAGTTGGCGAAAGTGTTAAAGTGATCATTAATTCTTTTCATGATCATACATCTGATAATGCAAGAAcgcagaaatatttattgaaacaaGAGAAGTTACATTTACCTCGTAAAACATTACAAACTcccaaatatatatttgacgaTGTTTCTCGAAGGTAACTATTACAAatcacaaaatattaatatttaacattatactaTCATGTTGTAATcataactaataattaatctcATGTTTGTAAAATGATTGATATGTGACATATTTCAGAAATCTTGAGGCAGCTACACTTATGACTTTCAAATCGATTAGAAGCCAACTAAATAGAGAAAGAATAAAGAGCAGGCCAAAGTTGCCACAATCTATAGCTACGCTCGCTGATGAACTGAACCATTATACACCAATATGTCATATTTACAAAGGGAGTGTAACCGCAAGTGATGGAAAAGAAGCATTTCTCTTCTCCGATGATAAACTGCTCACTGCACTTGAATTAGCCACTGAAAGGACCCCGCACAGACTACATGGAAATCTGTCCCCCGGTGAAATTGGCTGAAATTTAAGTATGTTGTTGTCCTCGACGTCCTGAACAAAAAACTCAATGGGCACGACTCTCTAAATTCAGTACTTTTTTGTCCAGAGACGTTTAAAGTGGAAACCTATGACCACATGCTTTTTCACGAACCaagtatatatttctctctcaacacacacacacacacacacacacacacacacacacacacacacacacacacacacacacacacacacacacacacacacacacatatacgcgtgtgtgtatgtgtgcgtgtgtgtgtgtgtgcgtgtgtgtgtgtgtgtgtgtgtgtgtgtgagtgtgtgtgtgtcagcagagataaggaccccACGGTTCGTCACTCCCGCGGTAGTTAAcgactccaaaccctctctgctgtgtgtgtgtgtgtgtgtgtgtgtgtgtgtgtgtgtgtgtgtgtgtgtgtgtcggcagagataaggaccccACGGTTCGTCACTCCCGCGGTAGTTAAcgactccaaaccctctctgctgtgtgtgtgtgtgcgcgcgcgcgcgtgcgcgtgcgcgcatgtgtatgcgtgtgtattCTTGCGTGCTTGTTTCATGTAAGCACGCTTCCAATCTACCTTTCTTCTTCTATTACAATCTCCACttcatcaatattttcttgatttcCTCTATTCGCTGCATCTGTAgttgtatttaataaacttctaTCTGGATATTTTACATCCCTCTGATAAGTAATAAATGGTTATTATTGCACTTGTCAATCTGGTGCAAGAACATTAGGTACATGCGCCCATGTGGCTAGCATTTTGTGGTACCTTGGATATGCGCGTTATCAGAGGGATGTAAAATATCCAGATggaagtttattaaatacaacTACAGATGCAGCGAATAGAGgaaatcaagaaaatattgatgGAGTGGAGATTGTAATAGAAGAAGAAAGGTAGATTGGAAGCGTGCTTACATGAAACACGCACGCAAGaatacacacgcatacacatgcgcgcacgcgcacgcgcgcgcgcgcacacacacacacacacacacgcagcAGAGAGGATTTGGAGTCGTTAACTACCGCGGAAGTGACGAACCGTggggtccttatctctgccgacacacacacacacacacacacacagcagagagggtttggagtcgTTAACTACCGCGGGAGTGACGAACCGTggggtccttatctctgctgacacacacacacacacacacactcacacacacacatacacacacacgcacacacacacacacgcgtatatgtgaatgtgtgtgtgtgtgtgttgagagagaaatatatacttGGTTCGTGAAAAAGCATGTGGTCATAGGTTTCCACTTTAAACGTCTCTGGACAGAAAAGTACTGAATTTAGAGAGTCGTGCCCATTGAGTTTTTTGTTCAGGACGTCGAGGACAACAACATACTTAAATTTCAGCCAATTTCACCGGGGGACAGATTTCCATGTAGTCtgtgcggggtcctttacTGTGATGGTACATTTTCTGTAAGTTTACATGGATGCTGGTTTCATCTGAAccaagtatttaaatttaaaattatttctttaatttatttactaattacatttttttattaattatttatgcttgTTATTGCAGGCACCACACAGAAAGTGGAATCATTTAGGTTTACGTAATTCTCCCAGTGTTATACTGTCTATGACAATGACAATACCATTGCTGCCAGAACAGTACTTCACAGAAGCTTATCATATATTGTGCAATACCTGTGAAGAAAATGACCCTGACTATGAGAAGATAAAAGAATTCTTAATTTACGTTGAAAAGACGTGGTTATCTAAGGCTTTAAAAATAAGCGTGTATGAATGCCCTGTCAAAACAAACAATGCCGTTGAAAGtttttgtaatgtaataaataaaaaattgggcGACCATCATCCAAACATGTGGTTGTTTTTAGGTAggtaaaatacaataaattatactaaattaatatctacattctctcttaataaaataatagaaaaaagaaaaagtaataaatattaatgccgagataatatataaattaattttaattatttaataattttagagaAACTAGGAAATGTCATAATGGATCAAACAATTGATTTAAAGCGTTTACACAATAATGAGGAAGTACGGTCTGTACGATCACGAAAGAGCATAGAAAGAgatgtgaaaatttttgaagCACAAATCGATCTGATATCTGGAAGGTAAAACGGcacttacttttttatatttatattattttaggttaatattgatattgtatttcacaatattttcTAGATTACCTCTTCAACAATTTCTACGTATGTTTATTGGTAAATTAGATGACTATCGTTGGAAGGAAAGTTTTACTGTCCAAAGTAAgtagaaacaaataattgtagCAATTATACGCATATCCAAATCTGAGTAGAAATTCTGTGGAGGATCTGAAGATACTTATACGAatctttgattaatgaaacTGATTCTTTACCatgtaaaaatatagcaaCGGATAATTTACACTAGTACGGATATATAGTTACAgcgcaatattaaaatacagaaatttttgCTTAGAGATTCTGTAGTAAAGAATCAGGGAgtcgattgtgtatcttgaaataagataaaaattacaaaggtgacgaaatttattagaatgtctatgattttatttgtcgacATTTAGTAAGtctgtttatttttgtaatttttatctcattttaatatacacaATCGACCCTCAAGGGACACAGCCATTCAGTGAGCGTTCggtgattttttaatacaattttttgttgccTTTAGTTCTTTGCTGTATCTAAATGTAGgaactaattataataaataatgaattactGAGCGCTCACTGATCTGTTTTGTTTACTGAACGCGCCGAATGTTAGGCATTGATCATTTTCCTACTATTTTAtagtgttatttatttatcgtttatttgTCGGTCGTTTATATACCGCGGACCTACACAAACATTTACacatatgtacacacacacacacacacacacacacacacacacacacacacacacacacacacacacacacacacacacacacacgcgcacgcacacacacacacacacacacacacacacacacacacacacacacgcacgcacacacagagggagaaggagagagagagagagagacacttCCGTTGCAAAATTATGGCTCCTGCATACGGGATGCGGTAACACTTGCCGCGCGGCGGAAGTTCGCGTCAGCCAACTAAATCTTTCGCCGCGAAAAAAGTTCTACTTTGATTGgctaggctgcgttcggaaacaTCACCCGGGTACACACGGGTATACTCCTTTCTCCTTCTAACTCgttgagatagaaagagaagggagtaTACTCGTGTGCACTcgggtgacgtttccgaacgcagccctaCTGCGTCGCTCCTGGTCGCGCGGCAATTGTTTTCGCATCTTGTGTGCAGGAACCATTACTCATCCGTTACAAAAGCTCTCATACATTTccgtaaaaatttcttatttgtttcAAAAGCTCTAATTAAGCCTTTTTATGGCTTTATAGGCAAAGCAATTATTGCCCAATGTAATTTGAAAGtgacaaatataattagtgTTATTAAGTTACAAAACATGGAAGCAATTAAAGGCAAACATAAAGACAGTACCGTCTACATTTATGAAGGATATACTATACATTGACAAACGTTTGGAAGGTACATACAGATGTTCGACTCGTCGTAACACTAGCTGTCAAGGATTAGCGATAGTCAGCGAAGATGGCCAAGTAACCGTTACCTCTTTGCATGATCATCCTCCTAATGACATGGTGGCACGTACAGTGGGGAGCATTAATGAGTTCCGTTACCCGGTGAGCTACGGTGCAGAGCGGTGCAGGCGAGCGCGCTACGTTACCGTCACGGTCGATAAAAGGTTCAAATACAGAACCGCGAACGCGTAAAAATGGTCAGTCACGCTGTATTGCTCGCGCgtgcatttgattaaaaaaacatttttaatacaatttgatgcgcacaattaatacgtattacatacaatataacaatcataggtgaatatgtaatataattgtattattatgcatCTGCAACTATTATTCCACCGACTAAGTATGTGTTTactggaataatat
This window of the Temnothorax longispinosus isolate EJ_2023e unplaced genomic scaffold, Tlon_JGU_v1 HiC_scaffold_369, whole genome shotgun sequence genome carries:
- the LOC139824419 gene encoding uncharacterized protein — protein: MTMTIPLLPEQYFTEAYHILCNTCEENDPDYEKIKEFLIYVEKTWLSKALKISVYECPVKTNNAVESFCNVINKKLGDHHPNMWLFLEKLGNVIMDQTIDLKRLHNNEEVRSVRSRKSIERDVKIFEAQIDLISGRLPLQQFLRMFIGKLDDYRWKESFTVQSTYRCSTRRNTSCQGLAIVSEDGQVTVTSLHDHPPNDMVARTVGSINEFRYPVSYGAERCRRARYVTVTVDKRFKYRTANA